In Mangrovivirga cuniculi, the following proteins share a genomic window:
- a CDS encoding sugar phosphate nucleotidyltransferase, with amino-acid sequence MKAIIPVAGSGTHLRPLTHTQPKCLLPLAGKPILGHIIDYLGESGIKEMIFIVGHLSQKIEKFLDEFLHDRKIKYKTIYQEPGKGLGHAILLASEYFKDDKEVIVHLGDSIIRTNPEFFSKNSAQSVICLKKVSVPGNFGICEVSSDGFIRKMVEKPKVPKSNYAIVGLYRIQEVPLFIESLKMEYESKSGKDEAQLTDALQYMVQKGSKIKMIKTDRWFDCSRKESLLEANRMLMNVGELPKNYDSIYSKTIIIPPVVIGKNCEIKNAIIGPNVVVGHNSEIYDAIIKESILGNKTEIRNTVIQESIIGNDSTFYGSNLKLNLGDNTDIDLTS; translated from the coding sequence ATGAAAGCAATTATACCGGTTGCAGGTAGCGGAACACATTTACGCCCCCTGACCCATACCCAGCCAAAGTGTCTTTTACCCCTTGCCGGAAAGCCCATTCTTGGCCATATAATAGATTATCTTGGTGAATCAGGTATTAAAGAAATGATCTTCATCGTAGGTCACCTGAGCCAAAAAATCGAAAAGTTTCTCGATGAGTTTTTACATGACAGAAAAATTAAATATAAAACTATTTACCAGGAACCTGGCAAGGGACTTGGGCATGCGATATTGCTGGCTTCTGAATACTTTAAGGATGACAAAGAAGTAATTGTCCACTTAGGAGATAGTATCATCCGTACAAACCCTGAGTTTTTTTCAAAAAATAGTGCTCAATCAGTGATCTGCCTCAAGAAGGTTAGTGTTCCAGGTAATTTTGGTATTTGTGAAGTGTCTTCGGATGGGTTTATTCGCAAAATGGTTGAAAAACCAAAAGTACCGAAATCAAATTATGCCATTGTCGGCCTATATAGAATTCAGGAAGTGCCTCTATTTATCGAAAGCCTCAAAATGGAATATGAGTCAAAAAGTGGAAAAGACGAAGCACAACTTACTGATGCTCTACAATATATGGTTCAAAAAGGATCAAAAATTAAAATGATCAAAACGGACAGGTGGTTTGATTGTAGCAGGAAAGAATCACTCCTTGAAGCCAACAGAATGTTGATGAATGTCGGTGAATTACCTAAAAATTATGATTCCATTTATTCAAAAACGATTATCATACCTCCTGTTGTTATCGGAAAAAACTGTGAAATTAAAAATGCAATTATCGGACCCAATGTAGTAGTAGGCCATAATAGTGAAATATACGATGCGATTATTAAAGAGTCGATATTGGGAAACAAAACTGAAATAAGAAACACCGTGATCCAGGAAAGTATTATTGGCAATGATTCTACTTTTTATGGAAGTAATTTGAAATTAAACCTCGGTGATAATACAGACATAGATTTAACATCATGA
- a CDS encoding OmpA family protein: MFKFFATTIIFIGTFFMASAQQEVLWASEVIDVSSELTPQQYGAKQALGKPDVFPNPAESPNAWTPSRPDKNEFIHVGFEKAIPIRQIMIAESFNPTAVEEIYVYDTEGKEYLINRLNPQAMDITGRPLNIFFEPTTYDVASVKITFSGKAVPGYFSIDAIGVSNSEVPITIEVNVSEEINPNVVPIRLSENVNSEYPEFRPLLSPDGKTLFFSRRNHPENIGGIEDMEDIWYSEWDESQQDWAVAKNMGPKLNNKGPNFISSITPDGNSVILILGNEYRGNNNNKMKAGVSISRKVGDGWSDPEPLEIENNYNTSESANFYMANNRRTLIMSVERDDSRGRRDLYVSFKREDDTWTEPLNLGDDINTASMESSPFLAPDDKTLYFSSAGYSGYGGNDIYVSRRLDSTWTKWSEPENLGPGINGELDDEFFIIPPTGDFAYYSKGITEENLDVFKISLPEFYRPDPVTLVAGRVLDKESEEPVEARIIYQRLSDGKIIGETLSDPGSGEYEIMLPSGEEYGFLAEAEDYLAMSENLNLSEQETYDEVERDLYLTPIKKGAIITLNNIFFDFDKSTLKPQSKPELDRLVKFMNDNDDVKVQVSGHTDSVGSEQYNMGLSRRRAQAVVDYLTDNGISKDRIVVEAYGESRPIEDNSTSEGRAKNRRVEFEIIDADE; this comes from the coding sequence ATGTTTAAATTTTTTGCTACTACTATAATATTTATCGGTACCTTTTTTATGGCATCAGCACAACAGGAAGTGCTTTGGGCCAGTGAGGTTATCGATGTCTCGTCTGAATTAACCCCGCAACAATATGGTGCTAAACAGGCTTTAGGAAAACCAGATGTATTTCCAAACCCTGCAGAAAGCCCTAATGCGTGGACGCCTTCAAGACCGGATAAAAATGAATTCATCCATGTAGGATTTGAAAAAGCGATACCGATCAGGCAGATCATGATCGCTGAATCATTTAACCCTACAGCAGTGGAAGAGATATATGTATACGATACAGAAGGGAAAGAATATCTGATTAACAGACTCAATCCCCAGGCCATGGATATTACCGGTCGTCCACTGAATATCTTTTTCGAGCCAACTACTTACGATGTTGCATCAGTTAAAATAACTTTTTCAGGTAAAGCGGTTCCTGGATACTTTAGTATTGATGCAATTGGTGTTTCAAATTCTGAAGTCCCGATTACAATCGAGGTTAATGTATCTGAAGAAATTAATCCGAATGTTGTTCCAATCAGACTCAGTGAAAATGTGAACTCGGAATATCCTGAGTTCAGGCCTTTATTATCTCCAGATGGAAAAACTCTTTTCTTTTCAAGAAGAAACCATCCGGAAAATATCGGTGGTATTGAGGATATGGAAGATATCTGGTATTCTGAATGGGATGAATCTCAACAGGATTGGGCAGTAGCTAAAAATATGGGGCCTAAATTGAATAATAAGGGACCAAACTTTATTAGCTCAATTACTCCTGACGGTAATTCAGTGATTCTGATCCTTGGTAACGAGTATAGAGGTAATAATAATAATAAAATGAAAGCCGGTGTGTCAATTTCAAGAAAAGTTGGCGATGGATGGTCTGACCCGGAGCCTCTTGAAATAGAAAATAATTACAACACAAGTGAAAGTGCCAATTTCTATATGGCCAACAACAGGCGTACTTTAATTATGTCCGTTGAAAGAGACGATTCAAGAGGTAGAAGAGATCTGTATGTATCCTTTAAAAGAGAAGACGATACATGGACAGAACCTTTAAACCTTGGCGATGACATCAACACTGCTAGCATGGAATCTTCTCCATTCCTCGCTCCTGATGATAAAACTTTATATTTCTCATCTGCTGGTTATTCAGGATATGGTGGTAATGATATTTATGTATCAAGAAGGCTAGATTCAACATGGACGAAATGGTCAGAACCAGAAAATCTTGGGCCTGGTATAAACGGAGAACTTGATGATGAATTCTTTATCATCCCTCCTACTGGTGACTTCGCTTACTATTCGAAAGGTATAACTGAGGAAAATCTTGATGTTTTTAAAATATCCCTTCCTGAATTCTATCGTCCTGATCCTGTTACACTTGTAGCGGGCAGAGTATTAGATAAGGAATCAGAAGAACCTGTTGAAGCACGTATTATCTACCAGCGTTTATCTGATGGAAAAATAATCGGAGAAACATTATCAGATCCGGGATCAGGTGAATATGAAATTATGCTCCCTTCAGGTGAAGAATATGGGTTCCTTGCTGAAGCTGAGGATTACTTAGCGATGAGTGAAAACTTAAACCTATCTGAGCAGGAGACTTATGATGAAGTAGAAAGAGATCTATATCTCACTCCGATTAAAAAAGGTGCCATTATTACTCTTAACAATATATTCTTCGACTTTGATAAGTCAACCCTTAAACCTCAGTCAAAACCTGAGCTAGACAGGCTTGTTAAATTTATGAATGATAATGATGATGTGAAAGTACAAGTTTCAGGACATACTGATAGTGTTGGCTCTGAACAATATAACATGGGACTTAGCCGTCGAAGAGCTCAAGCTGTGGTGGACTATCTTACAGACAATGGAATTAGTAAAGACCGTATCGTAGTTGAAGCTTATGGTGAATCCAGACCAATCGAAGATAATTCGACTTCAGAAGGCAGAGCTAAGAACAGAAGAGTTGAATTCGAAATTATAGATGCAGATGAATAA
- a CDS encoding AsmA-like C-terminal region-containing protein produces MKKVLIILGSIIVILLIAAITLPIIFKDDIKKAVDDAIAENVDADVFYDAESFSISFFSHFPTLTVSIDEIGLVGRGEFDGIPLTEIQEFEVSLKPLSVIFGDQIEVSAIYIREPQVYALILEDGKANYDIFVSEADTVQESDTASSEMAIQINHWEISDGKVIYEDRLSNMALELFGLNHSGNGNFENTVLDMDTETSIDTVSFVFEDVQYLSNKSFYADMILNMDLDKMRFEFKENHFRVNEFAFNLNGIFEMPEEDITMDITFGAEDNSFKSLLSLIPGIYTESFDGIETTGAFSFEGWTKGTYNENSLPGFGLDLVVKNSSFKYDELPTPVENIKGTLKVLCPEGDIDYTSIDIKDFHFNIEDNPFDLNLAVKNLVDYPIDLDAKAKLDLEKVTRVFPVEKTSLKGIFTLEAKAEGKYDSVRNIIPAFNLDATLENGYVKNSDYPVPLENIHFEAHSYSKDGSMQNAVFNLTDMSFVLGEDKVNASAYVVNFDSPNWDAKVNGKLNVEELNKIYPIEGVEMAGTIIANVQSKGKFSDVEAENYSALKTSGNVSLRNFRYSDQESMPQGVEITTADAEFSPANINIKNVDGKSGESDFKASGTVNNYMGYVMNEGLLTGEFNVSSNYFNVNEFMDDDESEVEEEEDSELEVIKVPENLDLVLHSKANKVKYDNLTLSNLAGDLIVKNSTVRLESLVFNSLGGQFTTSAAYNTENIETPKFDISLNIKNLSIPKSYQNFNTVQALAPIAEDMTGQFNSDLSLSGELLNDFSPKLSTLTGSGLIEIIDAAINDSGLIEGITEVTKLKDADSFGLKDALVNFSIENGFVTTKPFDVSIAGYEAEVSGRTGIDGSVDYIFNIDVPTGAAGSVINNLAASITGGKDVVGDEITVPVKIGGKFNDLTFGLAAGSGTSAGSEGVTGQVKDVIKEQTQAELDSQKSIAKDSANAVVKTAKDSVSNTAEEKIEEGKDELKEKAEEALKDIFGKKKKKDDGN; encoded by the coding sequence ATGAAAAAAGTATTAATAATATTAGGGTCAATTATTGTAATCCTGCTTATCGCAGCAATCACATTGCCGATCATTTTCAAAGATGATATCAAAAAAGCAGTTGATGATGCAATTGCTGAAAACGTTGATGCGGATGTATTTTATGATGCAGAATCTTTCTCAATCAGCTTTTTTAGTCACTTCCCAACTCTTACTGTAAGTATCGATGAAATCGGACTGGTGGGAAGGGGTGAATTCGATGGAATTCCTCTTACTGAAATCCAGGAATTTGAAGTTAGTCTTAAACCACTTTCGGTAATTTTTGGTGATCAAATTGAAGTATCAGCAATTTATATTCGCGAACCCCAGGTTTATGCTCTGATTCTCGAAGATGGCAAAGCTAACTATGACATCTTTGTTTCTGAGGCCGACACAGTACAAGAATCTGATACTGCTTCCTCAGAAATGGCAATTCAAATAAACCATTGGGAAATCTCGGATGGTAAAGTGATTTACGAAGACAGGTTATCGAATATGGCATTAGAACTTTTCGGTTTAAATCACTCAGGGAATGGCAACTTTGAAAACACCGTCCTCGATATGGACACAGAAACATCTATAGACACTGTTTCTTTTGTTTTTGAGGATGTACAATATCTTTCCAACAAATCTTTCTATGCGGACATGATCCTTAACATGGATCTTGATAAGATGAGGTTTGAATTTAAAGAAAATCACTTCAGGGTAAATGAATTTGCATTTAATCTGAATGGGATCTTTGAAATGCCCGAGGAGGATATAACTATGGACATCACCTTTGGTGCTGAAGATAATTCCTTCAAGTCTTTGTTGTCCCTCATTCCGGGAATTTATACCGAATCTTTCGATGGTATAGAAACTACAGGTGCATTTTCATTTGAAGGATGGACCAAAGGAACCTACAATGAAAACAGCTTACCTGGATTTGGCCTTGACCTTGTGGTAAAAAACAGTTCATTTAAATACGACGAACTTCCAACTCCTGTAGAAAACATCAAAGGTACGCTGAAAGTTTTATGTCCTGAGGGTGATATCGACTATACAAGTATCGACATAAAAGATTTTCATTTTAATATCGAGGATAATCCATTCGATTTAAATCTTGCAGTTAAAAACCTTGTCGATTATCCGATCGATCTCGATGCTAAAGCTAAACTTGATCTGGAGAAAGTTACCAGGGTTTTCCCGGTTGAAAAGACCTCGCTAAAAGGAATATTCACCTTAGAAGCAAAGGCTGAAGGAAAGTATGATAGTGTAAGAAATATAATCCCGGCTTTCAATCTGGATGCTACTCTGGAAAATGGATACGTTAAAAATTCTGATTACCCGGTTCCTTTAGAAAATATTCACTTTGAGGCTCATTCTTATTCGAAGGATGGGAGCATGCAAAATGCAGTGTTTAATTTAACAGACATGAGCTTTGTGCTTGGCGAAGACAAGGTAAATGCTTCAGCCTATGTGGTTAACTTCGATAGTCCCAATTGGGATGCAAAGGTCAACGGAAAATTAAATGTTGAAGAACTTAATAAGATCTACCCTATTGAAGGAGTTGAAATGGCGGGAACAATTATTGCGAACGTCCAGTCTAAAGGTAAATTCAGCGATGTTGAAGCAGAAAATTATTCTGCATTAAAAACTTCAGGTAATGTAAGTTTAAGAAACTTCAGATATTCAGATCAGGAATCAATGCCCCAGGGAGTAGAAATTACTACTGCCGATGCAGAATTTAGCCCTGCGAATATAAATATTAAAAATGTAGATGGTAAAAGCGGTGAGTCTGACTTCAAAGCTTCCGGAACTGTCAATAATTATATGGGCTATGTGATGAATGAAGGCTTATTAACAGGAGAGTTCAATGTGTCAAGCAACTATTTTAATGTTAATGAGTTTATGGATGATGATGAAAGTGAAGTGGAAGAGGAAGAAGATTCAGAGCTTGAAGTAATTAAGGTGCCTGAAAATCTGGACCTGGTATTACATTCCAAAGCAAATAAAGTTAAATACGACAATTTAACTCTATCTAATCTCGCTGGTGATCTGATAGTCAAAAATAGTACAGTACGATTGGAAAGCCTGGTATTCAATTCATTGGGAGGTCAGTTTACGACTTCAGCTGCATACAATACCGAAAACATTGAAACTCCGAAATTTGATATTTCTTTAAATATCAAGAATCTTTCAATACCTAAGTCTTATCAAAACTTCAATACAGTTCAGGCCCTGGCCCCTATCGCAGAAGATATGACGGGCCAGTTTAACTCAGATCTCAGTTTAAGCGGAGAGTTATTAAATGATTTCAGTCCTAAATTATCGACCTTAACTGGTAGTGGACTAATCGAAATAATTGATGCGGCAATAAATGATAGTGGCTTAATAGAAGGTATAACCGAAGTCACCAAGTTAAAAGATGCAGATAGTTTCGGGCTTAAAGATGCGCTTGTAAACTTTTCAATTGAAAATGGATTTGTTACAACTAAACCATTCGATGTGTCAATTGCTGGTTATGAAGCTGAAGTAAGTGGTAGAACAGGCATTGACGGATCAGTTGATTACATTTTTAATATTGATGTTCCTACAGGTGCAGCAGGTTCAGTTATAAACAATCTGGCAGCGTCAATTACAGGTGGAAAAGATGTCGTTGGCGATGAAATAACTGTTCCGGTAAAGATTGGTGGTAAATTTAACGATCTTACTTTTGGTCTTGCTGCAGGAAGCGGAACTTCTGCCGGATCTGAAGGCGTTACCGGTCAGGTAAAGGACGTGATTAAAGAACAGACTCAGGCAGAGTTAGATTCTCAAAAAAGTATCGCGAAAGACTCTGCCAATGCAGTAGTTAAAACGGCTAAGGATAGTGTGAGCAATACTGCTGAAGAAAAGATCGAGGAAGGAAAAGATGAACTAAAGGAAAAAGCAGAAGAAGCTCTCAAAGATATTTTTGGTAAAAAGAAGAAAAAAGACGACGGTAATTAA
- a CDS encoding OmpA family protein: protein MNFFIKAGIICLVFLTSFQGFSQSEAKSTLIRFEGLVLDYNTQEPISCKVFYEKLPYADDMGLFSAGDNGYFSFSLLEGNTYRIKISSDTYFPSIFELKIDEGGKALRKDTFYLKSSKKGELLRMEKLLFQRGRANILPESYPELQVLLQMMNSYPEMIIQLEGHTDTRGVASKNLELSRKRVEAVKSYLVDNGIKKNRIKTKAFGGTNPISTENTEEAHQLNRRVEVRILEND from the coding sequence ATGAATTTTTTTATTAAAGCTGGAATTATCTGCTTAGTATTTCTGACATCATTTCAAGGCTTTTCACAGTCGGAGGCGAAATCAACGCTCATTCGGTTTGAAGGGTTAGTGTTGGATTATAATACTCAAGAACCAATAAGCTGTAAAGTTTTTTATGAAAAATTGCCATACGCCGATGATATGGGGCTTTTTTCTGCAGGAGATAATGGTTATTTTAGTTTTAGTCTTCTGGAAGGCAATACTTATCGCATAAAAATTAGTTCAGATACATATTTTCCTAGTATATTTGAATTAAAGATTGACGAAGGTGGAAAGGCCTTAAGAAAAGACACCTTTTACCTTAAGAGTAGTAAAAAAGGTGAATTGTTAAGGATGGAAAAACTCTTATTTCAAAGAGGAAGGGCGAATATCTTACCTGAATCTTATCCTGAATTACAAGTTTTACTGCAAATGATGAACAGTTATCCGGAAATGATCATTCAATTAGAAGGTCATACAGATACAAGAGGTGTAGCTTCCAAGAACCTGGAATTATCGAGAAAGAGAGTCGAAGCTGTAAAGTCTTATCTTGTTGATAACGGCATAAAGAAAAACCGGATTAAAACAAAAGCTTTTGGAGGTACTAATCCTATTTCAACGGAAAATACCGAAGAAGCACATCAGTTAAACCGTAGAGTTGAGGTGAGAATACTGGAAAACGATTAA
- a CDS encoding VOC family protein yields the protein MKIDNFSTQIFETCLYSRDLEAAKSFYVDKLGFTLYTYVPETLLFLKMKSGMLLIFNPDKSKNKEGLPPHFAEGKQHIAFNIDEEKYEKVKEELKNEDIEIIHEETWPTGSKSFYFEDPEGHVLEFVPASVWD from the coding sequence ATGAAAATAGATAATTTTAGCACTCAAATTTTTGAGACCTGCTTGTATAGCCGGGATCTGGAGGCTGCGAAAAGTTTTTATGTAGATAAATTGGGATTTACATTATATACTTATGTTCCAGAGACCCTTCTCTTTCTTAAAATGAAATCCGGCATGCTACTTATTTTTAACCCTGATAAGTCTAAAAATAAGGAAGGGCTTCCACCACATTTTGCAGAGGGGAAGCAACATATAGCATTTAATATTGATGAGGAAAAATATGAAAAAGTGAAAGAAGAACTGAAAAATGAAGATATCGAAATTATTCACGAAGAAACATGGCCTACAGGATCTAAGTCGTTCTACTTTGAAGATCCTGAAGGCCATGTTTTAGAATTTGTTCCTGCCAGTGTCTGGGATTAA
- a CDS encoding aldehyde dehydrogenase family protein — translation MSTTAEETKTGFEKKISTIFEDQLAVSHQLRKSTVKDRIKKLRKLEKQILHFQADIKQALYNDFQKPAEETEISETWVVLTEIRHTCKNLKKWLRPQKVDTPLPLLGSTSKVIFEPKGRTLIISPWNYPFNLALGPLISAVAAGNTCIIKPSEFTPSTNVVIKEIISRVFDKTEVAVVEGEVPETQYLLSLPFDHIFFTGSPAVGKIVMEAAAKNLTGVTLELGGKSPTIIHKDAKIKDAAEKIVFGKFLNAGQTCVAPDYLLVHKDIKGKLIESLKTTIENKFQSGDPESTPYCNIINQKNGERIKDIFRDAVDKGARVISGGDFENNDKTISPTLIDSVSDDMRIMEEEIFGPLLPIVEYDDLKTAAEIINRKPKPLALYYFGSSSKDQKFIVQSCQSGTTAINDCVLQFTNTEIPFGGIGNSGFGNGHGYWGVRAFSHERPILKQNTVFPSSSLLHPPYNSFKNLVSKMLVKYF, via the coding sequence ATGAGTACCACTGCCGAGGAAACAAAAACAGGATTTGAGAAAAAGATATCAACCATATTTGAAGATCAATTGGCTGTAAGCCATCAATTGAGGAAGTCAACTGTAAAAGACCGTATTAAAAAACTTAGAAAACTGGAAAAACAGATTCTTCATTTTCAGGCAGATATCAAACAAGCCTTATATAACGATTTCCAAAAACCGGCGGAAGAAACTGAAATAAGTGAAACCTGGGTAGTATTGACCGAGATAAGGCATACTTGCAAAAATCTGAAAAAGTGGTTGCGCCCTCAAAAGGTTGATACCCCTTTGCCATTACTTGGCTCAACATCTAAAGTAATTTTTGAACCAAAAGGCAGGACATTAATAATATCGCCATGGAATTATCCATTTAACCTGGCTTTAGGACCATTGATTAGTGCCGTCGCAGCAGGCAATACCTGTATTATCAAACCAAGCGAATTCACACCTTCTACCAATGTTGTTATAAAGGAGATCATTTCAAGAGTATTTGATAAAACTGAAGTTGCAGTTGTAGAGGGAGAGGTTCCTGAAACCCAGTATTTACTTTCTTTGCCTTTTGATCACATCTTTTTTACCGGCAGCCCGGCAGTAGGAAAAATTGTCATGGAGGCTGCTGCCAAGAATTTAACAGGAGTAACGCTGGAACTCGGGGGAAAATCACCAACTATTATCCATAAGGATGCAAAAATTAAAGATGCAGCAGAAAAGATTGTCTTCGGTAAATTTTTAAATGCCGGACAAACCTGTGTTGCACCTGACTACCTTTTAGTTCATAAAGACATCAAAGGGAAATTGATAGAATCGCTTAAAACTACTATTGAAAATAAATTCCAGTCAGGAGATCCCGAAAGCACTCCTTATTGCAATATTATTAACCAGAAGAATGGAGAACGAATAAAGGATATCTTCCGCGACGCTGTTGATAAAGGAGCGAGGGTTATATCAGGTGGTGACTTTGAAAACAACGATAAAACTATAAGCCCGACATTAATAGATTCAGTATCTGATGATATGAGAATAATGGAAGAAGAAATCTTCGGTCCGTTATTACCTATTGTAGAATATGACGATCTTAAAACTGCTGCTGAAATTATAAATCGAAAACCAAAGCCTCTTGCACTATATTATTTTGGAAGCTCTTCCAAAGATCAAAAGTTTATCGTTCAAAGTTGCCAAAGCGGAACAACAGCTATAAATGATTGTGTGCTTCAGTTTACAAATACAGAAATCCCTTTCGGAGGTATTGGAAACAGCGGTTTCGGAAACGGACATGGATATTGGGGTGTGAGGGCTTTTTCACATGAAAGACCAATTTTGAAACAAAATACAGTGTTTCCTTCATCATCCTTATTACATCCTCCTTACAACTCATTTAAAAATTTAGTAAGCAAAATGTTAGTTAAATATTTCTAA